A genomic region of Bradyrhizobium sp. ORS 278 contains the following coding sequences:
- a CDS encoding DUF4255 domain-containing protein, whose translation MSDFRAIATVTATLQRALQAAIQADIAGATVSTVRPAEGTNTHLPTAGVNIYLYQVSQNPHRSNLDLPTRRSEGGLVQRPQIALDLHYLLSFYGDDLTLEPQRLMGSTLAFLHSQPMITRAQIEAVVADASKAFLAQSDLARQPELVRFTPLTMSLEELSRLWSVLLQVQYVLSVAYKASVVLVERQLKPQPALPTRAFNLAAVPLRQPFIRQVVADAGEGVPIRPGDPVRIAGVDLQGQATQVLVDQAQVALTDISSDHITINVPAMLSAGPHRAQVVQGVRFDPAGTPRMAVRSNLGTFVVHPAITQTAGKPDIAITNVQGAGAAPRSASVTVGVSPPVGADQLATLELLQQQETIYTFAALTPRAAPAAQLTFPVSGVAAGDYLVRVRIDGAESALQLDPNRVPIGPKGTVP comes from the coding sequence ATGAGTGATTTCCGCGCCATCGCAACCGTCACCGCGACGCTGCAGCGGGCGCTGCAGGCGGCGATCCAGGCCGACATCGCCGGCGCCACCGTCTCGACGGTGCGCCCGGCCGAGGGCACCAACACCCATCTGCCGACTGCGGGCGTGAACATCTATCTCTATCAGGTCAGCCAGAATCCGCATCGCAGTAATCTCGATCTCCCGACGCGGCGCTCGGAGGGAGGCCTCGTGCAGCGCCCGCAGATCGCCCTCGATCTGCATTATCTGCTCAGCTTCTATGGTGACGACCTGACCCTCGAACCGCAGCGTCTGATGGGCAGCACGCTAGCGTTCCTGCACAGCCAGCCAATGATCACCCGGGCGCAGATCGAGGCCGTGGTGGCGGATGCGTCCAAGGCGTTTCTCGCACAATCCGATCTCGCCCGGCAGCCGGAGCTGGTGCGATTCACGCCGCTGACCATGTCGCTCGAGGAGCTGTCGCGGCTGTGGTCGGTTCTGCTTCAGGTGCAATATGTTCTGTCGGTCGCCTACAAGGCCTCGGTGGTGCTGGTCGAGCGCCAGCTCAAGCCGCAACCGGCGCTGCCGACGCGCGCTTTTAACCTCGCCGCCGTTCCGTTGCGCCAGCCCTTCATTCGTCAAGTCGTGGCCGACGCGGGCGAAGGCGTTCCGATCCGTCCGGGTGATCCCGTGCGCATTGCCGGGGTCGATCTGCAGGGGCAGGCGACCCAGGTGCTGGTTGACCAGGCGCAGGTCGCTCTCACGGACATCAGCAGCGATCACATCACCATCAACGTCCCGGCCATGCTCAGTGCCGGTCCCCATCGCGCGCAGGTCGTGCAAGGCGTCAGGTTCGATCCGGCGGGCACGCCGCGCATGGCCGTCCGGTCCAATCTCGGCACCTTCGTCGTTCATCCTGCGATCACCCAGACGGCCGGCAAACCCGACATCGCCATCACCAATGTGCAGGGCGCGGGCGCCGCTCCGCGCTCCGCCTCGGTGACCGTCGGCGTGTCGCCACCTGTCGGCGCGGATCAGCTCGCGACGCTCGAACTGCTGCAGCAGCAGGAGACGATCTACACGTTCGCCGCCTTGACCCCGCGCGCCGCTCCGGCGGCCCAGCTGACCTTTCCGGTCAGCGGCGTCGCGGCCGGCGACTATCTGGTCCGCGTTCGCATCGACGGCGCCGAGAGCGCGTTGCAGCTCGATCCCAATCGCGTGCCGATCGGCCCCAAAGGAACGGTTCCATGA
- a CDS encoding ABC transporter ATP-binding protein, whose product MADLKLTGARKSFGPVEVLHGIDLAVRDGEFVVFVGPSGCGKSTLLRVIAGLETVTGGEIYIDGARVTHLPASERGLAMVFQSYALYPHMSVRKNMAFALENMGLKPAEIEARVGRAAAMLRLTDYLDRKPKALSGGQRQRVAIGRAIVRDPKIFLFDEPLSNLDAELRVATRKELAALHAEIGGTMIYVTHDQVEAMTLADRIVVLNAGRIAQIGTPLELYNHPSNLFVAGFIGSPRMNLLPATVAADDGTLRLRIGDREIALQRPASGLAAGQSVTLGIRPEHVEIAPDAGMLTLSVDLVEQLGGETFISAAAPGLPQITLRQHGQSRLRRGDAVAILFSPDHLHLFDATGAALAGPDRPGA is encoded by the coding sequence ATGGCTGACCTGAAACTCACCGGCGCGCGCAAGTCCTTCGGCCCCGTCGAGGTGCTGCACGGCATCGATCTCGCCGTCCGGGATGGCGAGTTCGTCGTCTTCGTCGGCCCCTCCGGCTGCGGAAAGTCGACGCTGCTGCGTGTCATCGCCGGCCTGGAGACCGTAACCGGCGGCGAGATTTACATCGACGGCGCGCGCGTCACCCATCTGCCTGCGTCGGAGCGCGGGCTTGCGATGGTGTTCCAGTCCTATGCGCTGTATCCGCATATGAGCGTGCGCAAGAACATGGCCTTCGCGCTCGAGAATATGGGGCTCAAGCCGGCCGAGATCGAGGCGCGGGTCGGCCGTGCCGCCGCGATGCTGCGGCTCACCGACTATCTCGATCGCAAGCCCAAGGCGCTGTCCGGCGGCCAGCGCCAGCGCGTCGCTATCGGCCGGGCGATCGTGCGCGATCCGAAGATCTTCCTGTTCGACGAGCCATTGTCGAATCTCGATGCCGAGCTCCGCGTCGCGACCCGCAAGGAGCTCGCGGCGCTGCATGCCGAGATCGGCGGCACGATGATCTATGTCACCCACGACCAGGTCGAGGCGATGACGCTCGCCGACCGGATCGTGGTGCTCAATGCCGGCCGGATCGCGCAGATCGGCACGCCGCTCGAGCTCTACAATCATCCGTCGAACCTGTTCGTCGCCGGCTTCATCGGCTCGCCGCGCATGAACCTGTTGCCCGCGACAGTCGCAGCCGACGACGGCACGCTCCGCCTCCGCATCGGCGACCGCGAGATCGCGCTGCAGCGGCCGGCCTCGGGTCTCGCCGCAGGCCAGAGCGTGACGCTCGGCATCCGTCCCGAGCATGTCGAGATTGCACCGGACGCCGGCATGCTGACGCTGAGCGTCGATCTCGTGGAGCAGCTCGGCGGCGAGACCTTCATCTCGGCGGCGGCGCCCGGCCTGCCACAGATCACGTTGCGCCAGCACGGCCAGTCGCGGCTGCGTCGCGGCGATGCCGTCGCGATCCTTTTTTCGCCCGACCATCTGCATCTGTTCGACGCGACCGGCGCGGCTCTTGCCGGCCCCGATCGACCCGGAGCCTGA
- a CDS encoding ATP-binding protein has product MTVHGHDWVMQNQAYLTAMLARVRQALQLHLQMPAANGAGPGRDALPAPDPAAGAALEILVERFRLTPFERDLLVLCAGVELDSSFAALCREAAGRSNPTFSMALAALPDSHWSAITPSGPLRYWKMIEAGPSDNLVSAPLRIDERILHFLAGVSYTDERLQSATRPHRPSEAGLLAAHRVVADRIVALWTAADTRGDALPAIQLVGEDDAGLTELAAAAFALRGLDMRVIRGHEIPRLSAERELLTRLWQREAALAGSGLLIVLDDSEQDEGERAIAAFVERADVALLLAGREPLRLAGHALPRFDVKKPDRTDQAALWRHALGADEKRDSGEDGTEVDVTLQACIDRLVNQFHLGAAAIVNISAMRARGAEPMTTADVAALWETCRAQARSRLDDLAQRVETSATWDDLVLPPFQKQILRDIVVNVRQRSRVHDLWGFAAKSSRGLGISALFAGPSGTGKTLAAEIMANELRLDLYRIDLSQIVSKYIGETEKNLRRVFDAAETAGAVLLFDEADALFGKRSEVKDSHDRYANIEVSYLLQRMEAYRGLAILTTNMKQALDPAFMRRIRFVVQFPFPDFAERAEIWRRVFPSTTPMAALNVDSLARLNVSGGNIRNIALGAAFVAADEDRPVTMAHLLRAARAEYAKLERPLTDSEIGGWS; this is encoded by the coding sequence ATGACGGTCCATGGTCATGATTGGGTGATGCAGAACCAGGCCTACCTCACCGCGATGCTGGCGCGGGTGCGGCAGGCGCTGCAGCTGCATCTGCAAATGCCAGCGGCGAATGGCGCAGGCCCGGGCCGCGACGCGCTGCCGGCCCCCGATCCCGCGGCGGGAGCCGCGCTCGAGATCCTGGTCGAGCGCTTCCGGTTGACGCCGTTCGAGCGCGACCTGCTGGTGCTGTGCGCGGGCGTCGAGCTCGATTCTTCCTTCGCCGCGCTGTGCCGCGAGGCGGCAGGGCGCAGCAATCCGACCTTCAGCATGGCGCTTGCGGCGTTGCCGGACAGTCACTGGAGTGCGATCACGCCAAGCGGTCCGCTGCGCTATTGGAAGATGATCGAGGCGGGGCCGAGCGACAACCTGGTCAGCGCGCCGCTGCGGATCGACGAGCGCATCCTGCATTTCCTCGCCGGAGTATCCTATACCGACGAGCGGCTGCAGTCGGCGACGCGGCCGCACCGGCCGTCCGAAGCGGGGCTGTTGGCCGCGCATCGTGTCGTTGCCGACCGCATCGTCGCGCTGTGGACCGCCGCCGACACGCGAGGCGACGCCCTTCCGGCGATCCAGCTCGTCGGCGAGGATGATGCAGGCCTGACCGAGCTCGCGGCGGCCGCGTTCGCGCTGCGCGGGCTCGACATGCGCGTCATCCGCGGCCACGAGATCCCGCGCCTTTCGGCCGAGCGCGAGCTGTTGACGCGTTTGTGGCAGCGCGAGGCTGCGCTGGCCGGAAGCGGTCTGCTGATCGTACTCGACGACAGCGAACAGGACGAGGGCGAGCGAGCGATTGCGGCCTTCGTGGAGCGCGCCGATGTGGCGCTGCTGCTGGCCGGGCGCGAGCCGCTGCGGCTGGCGGGACATGCGCTGCCGCGGTTCGACGTGAAGAAGCCGGACCGGACGGACCAGGCGGCGCTGTGGCGCCATGCCCTGGGCGCTGATGAGAAGCGAGATTCCGGCGAGGACGGCACCGAGGTGGACGTCACGCTGCAGGCCTGCATCGACCGGCTGGTCAATCAGTTCCACCTCGGCGCCGCGGCGATCGTGAACATCAGCGCGATGCGGGCGCGCGGCGCTGAGCCGATGACCACCGCTGACGTCGCTGCATTGTGGGAGACCTGCCGCGCCCAGGCGCGTAGCCGGCTCGACGACCTGGCGCAGCGTGTGGAGACATCCGCGACCTGGGACGACCTCGTGCTGCCACCCTTCCAGAAACAGATCCTGCGCGACATTGTCGTCAATGTGCGGCAGCGCTCGCGGGTGCATGACCTCTGGGGCTTCGCAGCCAAGAGCAGCCGCGGTCTTGGGATCTCGGCGCTATTTGCCGGGCCCAGCGGCACCGGCAAGACCCTGGCCGCCGAGATCATGGCGAACGAGCTGCGGCTGGATCTGTATCGGATCGATCTCAGCCAGATCGTCAGCAAATATATCGGCGAGACGGAGAAGAACCTGCGCCGCGTGTTCGATGCGGCCGAGACCGCCGGCGCCGTGCTGTTGTTCGACGAGGCGGATGCCCTGTTCGGCAAGCGCAGCGAGGTCAAGGACAGTCACGACCGCTACGCCAACATCGAGGTGAGCTATCTGTTGCAGCGGATGGAAGCCTATCGAGGCCTGGCCATCCTCACGACCAACATGAAACAGGCGCTGGATCCCGCCTTCATGCGCCGCATCCGCTTCGTCGTGCAGTTCCCATTCCCCGATTTTGCCGAGCGCGCCGAAATCTGGCGGCGCGTCTTCCCGTCGACGACGCCCATGGCGGCACTGAACGTCGACAGCCTTGCGCGCTTGAACGTCTCGGGCGGCAACATCCGCAACATCGCGCTCGGGGCCGCCTTCGTCGCGGCCGACGAGGACCGGCCGGTGACGATGGCGCATCTGCTGCGCGCAGCCCGCGCCGAATATGCCAAGCTGGAGCGGCCGTTGACGGACAGCGAGATCGGAGGCTGGAGCTGA
- a CDS encoding phage tail sheath C-terminal domain-containing protein, with the protein MPVQVSYPGVYVQEIPSGVRTITGVATSVTAFIGRTLYGPDNEPVLINSYGDFERIFGGLWGASSLGYAVRDFFLNGGGQAIVVRLYNEDTTANARPARSKMNVGTFRLEASDKGTWGAGLRASIDTAVSADVAARLGLTPQDLFNLTVTEVDASERVVAREVFRNLTVKDGPQRIDNVLRAQSKLVRWSGAWPPNPLPTIAAADDDVTKALKQLAAANAANPPVPNDINTAQQAVTTAKAAMAANDGLPLTLKDNFNPAQAQAQKRGLYALEKADLINLLCIPPYTASNDVETGLISLAAAYCEQRRAMLLVDPPSNWVDVATAQAKFTDTGNDFVGTRSRNAALFFPRLRIPDPLLNNQVGEFVPCGAVAGVFARTDATRGIWKAPAGLDAGLNGVPQLRMVLTDAENGQLNQLGINCLRSFPAAGRVVWGARTLRGADQLADEYKYIPVRRTALYIEESLYRGLQWVVFEPNDEPLWAQIRLNVGAFMHTMFRQGAFQGSSPRDAYFVKCDGEVTTDDDVNRGVVNVLVGFAPLKPAEFVIISIQQMAGQIAT; encoded by the coding sequence ATGCCAGTTCAGGTCAGCTATCCCGGAGTCTATGTTCAGGAAATCCCGAGCGGTGTCCGCACCATCACCGGCGTGGCCACCTCGGTCACCGCATTCATCGGGCGGACGCTGTACGGCCCCGACAATGAGCCGGTGCTGATCAACAGTTACGGCGACTTCGAACGTATTTTCGGGGGCTTATGGGGCGCAAGCTCGCTCGGCTACGCGGTCCGGGACTTCTTCCTCAATGGCGGCGGCCAGGCGATCGTGGTGCGCCTCTACAATGAGGACACGACAGCCAACGCCAGGCCGGCCAGGAGCAAGATGAATGTCGGCACGTTCCGCCTCGAGGCGAGCGACAAGGGCACCTGGGGTGCGGGCTTGCGCGCCAGCATCGACACAGCCGTGTCCGCCGACGTGGCAGCGCGGCTCGGGCTCACGCCGCAGGATCTGTTCAACCTGACGGTGACCGAGGTCGATGCCTCCGAGCGCGTGGTGGCGCGGGAAGTCTTCCGCAATCTGACCGTCAAGGATGGCCCGCAGCGCATCGACAATGTGCTGCGGGCGCAGTCGAAGCTGGTGCGCTGGAGCGGCGCATGGCCGCCCAATCCGTTGCCGACCATCGCGGCCGCCGATGACGACGTGACGAAGGCATTGAAGCAGCTTGCGGCAGCCAATGCGGCCAATCCGCCGGTCCCGAACGACATCAATACAGCCCAGCAAGCTGTGACCACGGCCAAGGCGGCGATGGCCGCCAATGATGGCCTGCCTCTGACGCTGAAGGATAATTTCAATCCGGCCCAGGCCCAGGCGCAGAAGCGCGGCCTCTATGCGCTGGAAAAGGCTGATCTCATCAATCTGCTCTGTATCCCACCCTACACGGCGAGCAATGACGTCGAGACCGGCCTGATCTCGCTGGCCGCGGCCTATTGCGAGCAGCGGCGTGCGATGCTGCTTGTCGACCCACCGAGCAACTGGGTCGACGTCGCCACCGCGCAAGCGAAGTTTACCGACACCGGCAATGATTTCGTCGGAACGCGCAGCCGCAATGCGGCGCTGTTCTTTCCGCGGCTGCGGATACCCGACCCGCTGCTCAACAATCAGGTCGGCGAGTTCGTGCCGTGCGGCGCCGTCGCGGGCGTGTTCGCGCGGACCGATGCGACGCGCGGCATCTGGAAGGCGCCCGCCGGTCTCGACGCAGGGTTGAACGGCGTGCCGCAACTGCGCATGGTGCTGACCGACGCCGAGAACGGCCAGCTCAATCAGCTCGGCATCAACTGCCTGCGCTCGTTCCCGGCGGCCGGGCGTGTGGTCTGGGGCGCACGGACGCTCCGAGGCGCCGATCAGCTGGCCGATGAGTACAAATACATTCCGGTCCGGCGCACCGCGCTCTACATCGAGGAAAGCCTCTATCGCGGCCTGCAATGGGTCGTGTTCGAGCCGAATGACGAGCCGCTCTGGGCGCAGATCCGGCTCAATGTCGGGGCCTTCATGCACACGATGTTCCGACAGGGCGCGTTCCAGGGATCATCGCCGCGCGACGCTTACTTCGTCAAATGCGACGGCGAGGTCACGACCGACGACGATGTCAACCGCGGCGTGGTGAACGTGCTGGTGGGATTTGCGCCGTTGAAGCCGGCTGAATTCGTCATCATCAGCATCCAGCAGATGGCCGGCCAGATTGCCACCTGA
- a CDS encoding TIM-barrel domain-containing protein, which translates to MKALTHGRFRGIHDGAALFELATAATTSVLATLRVAILERDIGRVTLQRPEGYRLDRGWAIAPDRTEPPFEGRQRDDVSGFANPAVVVTEQGGVVTLATAGLRAEVKLDPFGIAWYRHGESQPFLRDRPTQAYLLSRNSGALIHAMERHQDERHYGLGDKAGPLDRTGRRFAIDAVDPCGFDAELSDPLYKMLPFVIVDGARGAHGVFYDNLALGAVDLGCTIDNYHGLFRLYRAEDGDLDYYVLAGPTVPDVTRRFSWLTGGQAFAPRWTLGFAMTTMTIADAPDADARITAFIADCERHGIRCDSFHFGSGYTSIGKRRYVFNWNRDKFPDPAATMARLKAAGMQPVTNIKPCLLDDHPRLDEARARGILVADGETGAPAIAQFWDGLGFHVDFTNPEGRRWWADGIRNALLGFGVTAMWSDNNEYEIWDEDAVCAGDGRPFPQALARPAQALLMHKLAYETQAAHDSGKRPYTITRAGGAGIARYGQTWSGDNETAWKTLRYNLTQGLNMSLSGLYNIGHDVGGFHGPSPGPELLCRFVEFCALWPRMVMNSWKEDGNFSTPWMHPGVLPEVRSVLELRHRLIPYLYTQMWRAAVEDMPAVRPLLWDFASDPIAAGIEDAFMLGPHLLVAPVLEEGATTRELYLPVHPGGWYDWHDGTPFEGGRRITVAAPLGRLPLFARAGAIVPVEDEAGLTAVVFGAPDQGSAGCLYVDDGETADWRRQGQLIELRLSRENAGFVLDVSSGEAADIRARGVGIEIREVVVSPA; encoded by the coding sequence ATGAAAGCCCTCACTCATGGCCGCTTCCGCGGCATCCATGACGGCGCCGCGCTGTTCGAGCTTGCGACCGCGGCGACGACGTCTGTTCTCGCCACGCTGCGCGTCGCAATCCTCGAGCGCGACATCGGCCGCGTCACCCTGCAACGGCCGGAGGGCTACCGGCTCGATCGCGGCTGGGCGATCGCCCCCGACCGCACCGAGCCGCCATTCGAGGGACGGCAGCGCGACGACGTCTCGGGCTTTGCCAATCCGGCTGTGGTGGTGACGGAGCAGGGCGGCGTCGTCACACTCGCGACAGCCGGCCTCCGCGCGGAAGTGAAGCTCGATCCATTCGGCATCGCGTGGTATCGCCATGGCGAGTCCCAGCCGTTCCTGCGCGATCGCCCGACCCAGGCCTATTTGTTGTCGCGCAATTCCGGCGCCCTGATACACGCGATGGAGCGTCACCAGGACGAGCGCCATTACGGCCTCGGCGACAAGGCCGGCCCGCTCGATCGCACCGGCCGGCGCTTCGCCATCGACGCCGTCGATCCCTGCGGCTTCGACGCCGAACTGTCGGACCCGCTGTACAAGATGCTGCCGTTTGTCATCGTCGATGGCGCGCGCGGCGCCCATGGCGTGTTCTACGACAATCTCGCGCTCGGCGCGGTCGACCTCGGCTGCACGATCGACAATTATCACGGCCTGTTCCGCCTCTATCGCGCCGAGGATGGCGATCTCGACTACTACGTGCTCGCCGGCCCGACCGTGCCCGACGTGACGCGACGGTTCTCCTGGCTGACCGGCGGACAGGCCTTCGCGCCGCGCTGGACGCTCGGCTTCGCGATGACGACGATGACGATCGCGGATGCGCCCGACGCGGATGCGCGCATCACCGCCTTCATTGCCGATTGCGAGCGTCACGGCATCCGCTGCGACAGCTTCCATTTCGGCTCGGGCTACACCTCGATTGGCAAGCGCCGCTACGTCTTCAACTGGAATCGCGACAAGTTTCCCGATCCGGCCGCGACGATGGCGCGGCTCAAGGCGGCGGGCATGCAGCCGGTCACCAACATCAAGCCCTGCCTGCTCGATGATCATCCCCGGCTCGATGAGGCCAGAGCGCGCGGCATCCTGGTCGCCGATGGCGAGACCGGCGCGCCGGCCATCGCGCAATTCTGGGACGGGCTGGGCTTCCATGTCGACTTCACCAACCCCGAGGGGCGACGATGGTGGGCCGACGGCATCCGCAACGCGCTGCTCGGCTTTGGCGTGACAGCGATGTGGAGCGACAACAACGAATACGAGATCTGGGACGAGGACGCGGTGTGCGCCGGCGACGGCAGGCCGTTCCCGCAGGCGCTCGCCCGCCCGGCGCAGGCGCTGTTGATGCACAAGCTCGCCTACGAGACCCAGGCCGCGCACGATTCAGGCAAGCGCCCCTACACGATCACGCGCGCCGGCGGCGCCGGCATCGCCCGCTACGGCCAGACCTGGAGCGGCGACAATGAGACCGCCTGGAAGACGCTGCGCTACAATCTCACCCAGGGCCTGAACATGAGCCTGTCGGGGCTCTACAACATCGGCCACGATGTCGGCGGCTTCCACGGACCGTCGCCGGGACCGGAGCTGCTGTGCCGGTTCGTCGAGTTCTGCGCGCTCTGGCCGCGCATGGTGATGAACTCCTGGAAGGAGGACGGCAACTTCAGCACGCCCTGGATGCACCCCGGCGTGCTGCCCGAGGTGCGCTCCGTCCTGGAACTGCGCCATCGTCTGATCCCGTATCTTTACACGCAGATGTGGCGCGCGGCGGTGGAGGACATGCCGGCGGTGCGGCCGCTGCTGTGGGACTTTGCGTCCGATCCGATCGCGGCCGGGATCGAGGATGCCTTCATGCTCGGCCCGCATCTGCTCGTCGCTCCCGTGCTCGAGGAGGGCGCGACAACGCGCGAGCTCTATCTGCCGGTTCACCCCGGCGGCTGGTACGACTGGCATGACGGCACGCCGTTCGAGGGCGGACGCCGCATCACCGTCGCGGCGCCGCTCGGCCGCCTGCCGCTGTTCGCCCGCGCCGGCGCGATCGTTCCGGTCGAGGACGAAGCAGGACTGACAGCGGTCGTGTTCGGCGCGCCCGATCAGGGCAGCGCAGGCTGCCTCTATGTCGACGACGGCGAGACGGCCGACTGGCGCCGGCAGGGTCAGCTGATCGAGCTCCGGCTAAGCCGCGAAAATGCCGGCTTCGTGCTCGACGTCAGCAGCGGTGAGGCCGCAGACATCCGCGCCCGCGGCGTCGGCATCGAAATTCGTGAAGTGGTCGTTTCACCAGCCTAG
- a CDS encoding phage tail protein — protein MASFSVNAQRFDPYKNFKFRVKWDGKYVAGVSKVGALKRTTEVVKHREGGDPSSSRKSPGRSEYEALTLERGVTHDKEFEQWANKVWNFGAGLGQEVSLKDFRKDIIVEVYNEAGQLAIAYKIYRCWVSEFQAEADLDANANAVLIQSIKLENEGWERDVDVSEPSEPSFTVPQ, from the coding sequence ATGGCTTCTTTCAGCGTCAATGCGCAGCGTTTCGATCCCTACAAGAATTTCAAATTTCGCGTGAAGTGGGACGGCAAATATGTCGCAGGCGTCAGCAAGGTCGGCGCGCTTAAGCGCACCACCGAGGTCGTCAAGCACCGCGAGGGCGGCGATCCGTCGAGCTCGCGCAAATCGCCCGGGCGGTCCGAATACGAGGCTCTCACGCTCGAACGCGGCGTCACCCATGACAAGGAGTTCGAGCAGTGGGCCAACAAGGTCTGGAACTTCGGCGCTGGCCTCGGGCAGGAGGTCTCGCTGAAGGACTTCCGCAAGGACATCATCGTCGAGGTCTATAACGAGGCCGGGCAGCTCGCGATCGCCTACAAGATCTATCGCTGCTGGGTTTCGGAATTCCAGGCCGAGGCCGATCTCGATGCCAATGCCAACGCCGTGCTGATCCAGAGCATCAAGCTCGAGAATGAAGGATGGGAGCGCGACGTCGACGTCAGCGAGCCGTCGGAGCCGAGCTTCACCGTGCCGCAATAG